A segment of the Lolium perenne isolate Kyuss_39 chromosome 3, Kyuss_2.0, whole genome shotgun sequence genome:
GCTACTTGAATCTGGAGCAACTTCCTGCTTCAAGCTCACCACTTCAGGAATTTCTTGCTCTGTCTCATCATCAGATGAAGAGCTACTTGAATCTGGAGCAACTTCCTGCTTCAAGCTCACCACTTCAGGAATTTCTTGCTCTGTCTCATCATCAGATGAAGAGCTACTTGAATCTGGAGCAACTTCCTGCTTCAAGCTCACCACTTCAGGAATTTCTTGCTCTGTCTCATCATCAGATGAAGAGCTACTTGAATCTGGAGCAACTTCCTGCTTCAAGCTCACCACTTCAGGAATTTCTTGTTCTGTCTCATCATCAGATGAAGAGCTACTTGAATCTGGGGAAACTTCCGGAGCATACATGTCATCGCTGTCTCCAATATCAAGCTCATCAGAGTATTTCACAGCCAACCGTTGCCTTCTCCCACGGCCAAGTAGTTCAACTTTGGGAGTAGCAGGCTTGAAAACTTTGAGATCCTCAACCTTGGGGGAGAGAGGTCCATCCTCCTCGCCGCCATGAGCAAAGCTCACAATGCTCCCAAGATAACCATTGTCATCTGAAGAGCACTTCTCCCCAATAGAAGGATCTAACTTGAGGAGATTCTCAATGGCCTCGTCATCATAATGGATTGATGTAGCATTGATCTTCTTCTTTTCCAGAATTGTCTTGGCTCCGTGTAGTAGGACAGACTTCAGCTCCTCTGCACTTGGCTTTTTGGAAGAGTTCATTAACATATTCTCAATGGCCAGCTTCTGCTTAGACTTTTGCAGTATCTTCTCTTCAACAGAGCATTTTGTGATTAGTTGGTAGACAACCACAGGTCGGGTCTGGCCAATCCGGTGAGCCCTTGACTGTGCTTGCAAGTCCATGAATGGGTTGAAATCAGGATCTGAACACATGGATGCAAGAATCAGTACCTAAAGGATTTAAGGGAAATGAGCAGCACACACATCAACAGAAAAGATATTTTAAAACCACTCACCATAGATAATTACTCGATCTGCACCAGGCTGCCATAATAAGCAATAGTATTAGTCCAGTGGCATAAAAGTAAAACATAAACGAATCTGCAAGGATTAGGATTAGGATTCATACCAGGTCAATGCCTAGACCACCAGCACGAGTAGACATCAAGAAGATAAATGTTTCACTTTCAACGTTGTTGTATTCTTTTATGCCCTCCTGCCTTGCAGAGAGTGATGTCTGTCCATCAATGCTGTGTACCAAAACAACTATTGagtgaaaaaaataaaaagaattacAGCTGTACTCACTGGAATGAGCTAAGAAATTATCAAGAGCATCATTGTAAGATAAGATCAATGGAGTCATCTATGCATCAGAAAAGCAAGACAAATGCAGGGCTGCTTAATGAACCATACCGTGCATATTTGTAGCCCAGGGAAAAAAGAAAGTCTTCGAGAATATCAAGCATCTTGGTCATCTGGGAGAAAATCAGTACACGGTTCCCCCTTTCTTTCAGTTTCGGAAGAAGCTGCAGATCAACAATAGTAAATTCTTAAGTCCAACAGCAAAGTGGGACAGAGAAAGAGAAGAAGTTATGAAACAAATTTAGAGTGCAGTCCCCAGATAGGATGTAATAGTAGGTGAAGGTACCTTGTGTAAGAGTTGAAGTTTCCCAGATGCAGAAACAAGTGATAGGAAAACATCTTCTCCTGCATGCTGGTGAACTTCCAGTCCTGGAAATAGATACTGGAAAGGGGGGAACAAATTAGCTTGAAGAGCAAGACTAATTTTTAGCATTGATTAGTTTGCATGAAAACATACTACAGAATGAAGCAATCAAATGGATAAGAAGTACTGCACAAAATACTGAAGTTAATTTTGGCTTGTCTTTAGTATTGACTATGCCATGCTGTCATCAGCAAACACAATTCATTGCCAAAATGTTTATTAACGTAAAATATCCAAATGCACTGAATTATGTATGGTTACAACTTACAAGGAGAAAGAGGTCTAGCTCAAGTGAACAAAATGTAGCAGAGTTCATGAACTAAAATGGAAGCAGAGGGTACCGGGTGATTGCAGCATTTTCTCAATTCCATAAGTACATTGTTCAAAGAAAGCTTTCTGCCTGCGAAAGTATAAACAAGCTCTGTCAGCCCAATGCAAAATATGAGTTGGTTAGCATAAGTACATAAGGACAATTATATAGACTTGGTATATCTCATTTTGGATATTGCATAGTGTTGTACTTTGTGCCTTCTGCACATTTTCTAATACAAACTGGCATGCATGTAGATGCGTGTCCAAGAGAAAAAATAGCACAAACCAGCTCAACCAAGAGAAAATGATTTGGATGAAGACAAGGTGGTAAAATGTATGGTAACGATAAATGCAAGAGAATGAATCTTGAACTGACCAGACTGAATAGCACTGTTCAGCTTCGAGTAGTTCTTCTCTAAAATATTAATGTAAAGGTCTCTTTGAGAGTCTGCAAGTGCACATGGAACTTCTATCCACTTCTTTATCGGCATAGAATCTTTTAGCACATCTGATTTCATCCTCCTCAACATCCTAGCAAATCAAACATGGAAGAAATAAGAGCAACATCCAAGTTATAAAGCAAATGAAGTAGATAGCGGTAATCACCTAGGCTTTAAAATTTCATGAATGCGAGCAACTTTTTCATCTATTGTCAAGTCCAGTCCAGATTCAATTGGTAAGAACAACCCATCGGCCTTTGCATCGGAGAACTCATCTGGATCAATATAATGAAGCAACGAAAACAATTCCAGGATATTGTTTTGCAACGGTGTTCCCTGTACAGTGAAGAGAAAAAGGGAGATTATTACAAAAAGAATTTGCACTTCCGTAagaaatactccctccattcactaatataagatgttttaggtTTTAGTGGATTCATCTATTTTGGTATGTATCTAGTCTACTCTTGCTCATTTTAAAATATCTAAAACGTCTTATATTTGTGAGCAGAGGGAGTGTATGCTACCAACCCATAGGTCACTTCCATAGTGAAAGCTACCATAAGGAGAAAATCTGTAAACCTCATTCTGATGAAATAACATTTTGGACAGAGATATCTTTCAAAGAAAATAAATTGATAATACCATTCTAGTATGGTTCCAAATCAACTGTATCACACATCCCATGAATGAACCTTTATGATAAACAATTTTTATAATGAGTTAAGCATAATTTTAAAGGATTTCGGCTATATATAGTTTTCAAAAGTATAACTTTGCAGTACATAAATGGAATGTCCAGAATCAGTACTGATCGTCTCCAAATCTACCTTGTTCAAAACCATTAATAACAACATATGCAACATTAATAACAACGCAAATGGAACAAAGAATTATCTTCTCAAAATCAGGAGGAATATGCCTAGGGTATGGAAGACTTACCGTAAGTAGAAGCCGGAACTCTGAGCTATATCGTTTTAGGACTGATGCAAGGTTGCAATCAACCTTCTTCAGTCTGTGTGCCTCGTCAACTGAAAGGAGATGAAGAGAAGTGTTAACTTGCACGCTAATAAAGGAGATGTTCAGAATCAGATATCTCCAATACAGCCATATCTCAGAAAAACTTACTGACAATCGTTGACCACTTAATTTTTTGTAGGACTGCTTTATCGAGTTGGACAAACTCGTAACTTGTGACAAGAGCGTCAAATAAAGTCCTCCCTTGAGAAGAGTACATTTCATGATCTTGAATACACTTCCTGGAGTCCTTATCTCCTTGGTAAACAACAATATTTAGATCACTTGCCCAGCGACCAAATTCCTAGCACAGAGCATGCATCCAGAAATTACATATTGTCCAGCTAACATAATAAAAAAATTGATACAGCAGGAAGATTTTATTCAATGAAGGCAAGAACTAAGGACAATTTTTTTAGTTCCCTTACTACAACATCCAGACTAATACAACAGAAGATCATGAGAAGTTATACAAACCTTTTTCCATTGGAGTAGGATGCTTTTGGGAGCTAGGACCAACGCAGGTGATGTTGTGAAACTTCCCTTGACAATATGGCTGAGAAAGGAAACAACTTGGACAGTCTTGCCAAGACCCATTTCATCTGGCAGTGGAAAAAGAAACAAGAGTTCTCATTGTTGTCTTTACACGATATAAATAAGAAGCTGCTACCATCTTTGTATAGATTACCAGTGCatgcatcacataattcaaaggTAACACCCTACATCAGTGAGGAGTACCGTTTAAAGTATCCTTTAAAGCATGCATTTACTATTTCGGTACGAAAAAAATTATCAGCTTGATCACTAAAGTTGTAACAAATAGTCAATGAACACACAAAATTCCAACCTATCAATGAATCAAGTTAATGCTTTTTATTTTCTCAAAAGTAAAATTGTAGAAGATACTCCTGTTACAATACTAAGTGTTCTGAGATAACGTTCTCAAATGATAGAAAAAAATACAAGTGCATGAATTGTGTCTTTAGAGTTCATCAACATACCAGCAAGAATAACACTCCTCCTAATTTTGAAATTGTCAAATATCCATTGTAATCCTTGAAGCTGATAGTCATATAAAGCACCACTGTGTACATTTTCGGGTATCATTTCATCAGTGTACATTTGGCTGATACAATCAGCTATTTTTAATGTATTTCGATGCCTTTCGACAAGCATAGAAATAGCTGATTGCACGCCTTCGGTCGAATATGGCTCCCATGTAGCATCACAGTAATCAAGGCCTTTCCATTTCACAAGGAACTCATATCCCTCAAAGTCTTCATTATCTTCAAAACTAGCCAAGATGTCACATAAACCATGAGGATCAAACTTCCGACGACATGCAATGGCACGATCTACTTCAAACCATTCTGGTTTCCTTTCATCATCCGAGAAGACCTCCTTAGGCAAGCTGTTGCATAAGTTTGCAAGATCATTAACAACAGTAATCAAAAAGAGTCATACCAATTAAGAACACATCACATAAACTGAAAACAAAATGGCAATTATAAATTCATTATTGTTCATTTTCCCATTGGTGTATGCAAATATCATAGGAGTCTTATATATTAAAACTGCAAAAGAAAGACTGCTGAAAAGGGTGAGCATGTCACTCTATTCATAGGAGTTTCCTAAAGCATCTAATAAACACTTCAGATTGCCTAAAATAGTTTATATCACATCAACAAAGAAAATTTTACCAACACGGAAAAATGGTTTTACAAAAACCTACTTCAGATGTGACAACAAAATATAAATGAATAAAAACAGAGGGCGTACCTATTCTTCCTGATGTAGCTTTGTGCCCGTAGACGATCATGAACAAGAAGCCAGTCAAGTGGAACCTAGAGCATGTAAATTCAACTTCTCGGTAAAATAATTACAATCTTACATTGATAATGGTAAACACGTATTAAATCTTTTGCAAAATGCAGCAGAGCACCATTTAACAAAGGCAATCTCTACACAGCTATAGGCATGCATGAACTTATGGTAGGAAAGTCTAATAAACGGTGTCAAAATTGGCCCAGAAGTGTGATATTTCATTCAAGAGTGCAAGTTCCGCTTTTAGTCAAACTAGCTCAGGGTGTTGTTAGTGCAGGAAGCTATGAAGAATGTCCATAAATAAAACTCCCTCATTAACCTACCTAATTTCTAAAATACAAATATCATCTGTAGAGCTTGTGGCAATAGAGGGAAACTGCAATGCCAAGGCAGGCTAGCTTAAACAAGAGTGGGAAggaggaaaacatacccagcagtcATGATGATGAGAAAGTAAATGCCATTTCACGAGGAACTGATACTGGAAATCTGACTCCTGAAGAATCACCCGTCTACAACCTACAAACCTTTGGATCTTTCTTGACGGATTTACTTCTGTCCTCTGAGCCAAAGAAGTTTGATTGCTATTGCACAGAGGACATTCCAAGGTGCCTCCACTGTTTTGCATAGGAGGATCGAGACAGAAACTATGGAAGCTATGAGAACAGCTAGAATTCTGACATTCGATTAGAAAAGAGCTGCCAGTTCCACTCTGCACGCAAATTAACCAAATAAGATAGTGCATAACTGCATATGCATAAGAGGCCATGAAAAACAAAAAGCCCGAGAAAACCTTACAAATTTCTCGCAAAATAATATACCTTACATATTGAGCACATTGGTCCATCAGAAGTGTTTTTGCAAGGGTTTACAGTATTGCGCAATAACTCATCATCTGATAGAAACAATATATGTACAACACAAAGGTCATGTTAGAAAATCAACCTCGAAACAAGGACCCAGGTATCCAACAGGTCATTAAAAGACAGTAGGCATGACTGAATCTGGACACTATCACAACAAGTACAACGAATGACGTATAGCTGCAACATCATCGACTGATAAGATGTCATTCAAGAACATTATTTCATGCATCATACATGCATATGCATGATACATACAGAATTGTTCTACAGGGGTTTTAGAATTTTCTATGCATAACATTGACACAGTAAACCATTGACCATGTGGGTGATTATTAAACTGAAGTTTCTCAACCAATGGGTTACTTATTACCTGATCCTGAAGATGAAGACACTGACAACATACACGAAGAAGCTTCAGTATAGCTCTCCTAAAAATGAACAGGAAACATTTATCACTTCATGAAAAGAAGGAATTAATGAACCATTTCTTTTTGAGAATTTATTTACATCTGAAATATGATCAGCCTTCCGTTTCTCTTGTAGGCGCTTTGACATTCTGCATGGAATTGCCTTCCTATGATCTGTGGTGATTTCAGAACACAGTTCAATTA
Coding sequences within it:
- the LOC127340205 gene encoding uncharacterized protein, giving the protein MLPPSRRSKRLQRKLTGKDDLIGTESEDVSVSREDESRKLVQQRRPKRLRKKLLSEYYSGEVTDNKDTWRSSPDDDDHLPPQRRSKRLRDRVGTRNYESDDEADSDTIGKSQKLVQQRRPKRLRKKLLSEYYNVEVSEDKDTWRGSSDDDDHLPPQRRSKRLQERVGTRNHESDDDADSDTIDNHRKAIPCRMSKRLQEKRKADHISDESYTEASSCMLSVSSSSGSDDELLRNTVNPCKNTSDGPMCSICKSGTGSSFLIECQNSSCSHSFHSFCLDPPMQNSGGTLECPLCNSNQTSLAQRTEVNPSRKIQRFVGCRRVILQESDFQYQFLVKWHLLSHHHDCWVPLDWLLVHDRLRAQSYIRKNSLPKEVFSDDERKPEWFEVDRAIACRRKFDPHGLCDILASFEDNEDFEGYEFLVKWKGLDYCDATWEPYSTEGVQSAISMLVERHRNTLKIADCISQMYTDEMIPENVHSGALYDYQLQGLQWIFDNFKIRRSVILADEMGLGKTVQVVSFLSHIVKGSFTTSPALVLAPKSILLQWKKEFGRWASDLNIVVYQGDKDSRKCIQDHEMYSSQGRTLFDALVTSYEFVQLDKAVLQKIKWSTIVIDEAHRLKKVDCNLASVLKRYSSEFRLLLTGTPLQNNILELFSLLHYIDPDEFSDAKADGLFLPIESGLDLTIDEKVARIHEILKPRMLRRMKSDVLKDSMPIKKWIEVPCALADSQRDLYINILEKNYSKLNSAIQSGRKLSLNNVLMELRKCCNHPYLFPGLEVHQHAGEDVFLSLVSASGKLQLLHKLLPKLKERGNRVLIFSQMTKMLDILEDFLFSLGYKYARIDGQTSLSARQEGIKEYNNVESETFIFLMSTRAGGLGIDLPGADRVIIYDPDFNPFMDLQAQSRAHRIGQTRPVVVYQLITKCSVEEKILQKSKQKLAIENMLMNSSKKPSAEELKSVLLHGAKTILEKKKINATSIHYDDEAIENLLKLDPSIGEKCSSDDNGYLGSIVSFAHGGEEDGPLSPKVEDLKVFKPATPKVELLGRGRRQRLAVKYSDELDIGDSDDMYAPEVSPDSSSSSSDDETEQEIPEVVSLKQEVAPDSSSSSSDDETEQEIPEVVSLKQEVAPDSSSSSSDDETEQEIPEVVSLKQEVAPDSSSSSSDDETEQEIPEVVSLKQEVAPDSSSSSSDDETEQEIPEVVSLKQEVAPVPDSQLTSSLSSSDGEKENVTH